The Ostrinia nubilalis chromosome 11, ilOstNubi1.1, whole genome shotgun sequence genomic sequence TTTTGAATAGCCTGCAACATCTATAATATAATTACTTAGCAAGCTTACCTAACATtcaaataaaacgatttttaagtttacgtaggtacctacctcctACACAGAACGGTCAGGACAACTATACGACATTTTTATTGTCGTTTAAAATACAATTCGGATGATCACAGGAAGCAGGCAATTGAAACTTTAGAGGATAATAGCTAATACAAAAACGGAGGTAGGTCTAGGTAGTTACTTTGCGTTTGTAGACACACGCTCTAGGTTTATTTTTACTCtacaaaacatttattttatttatttattgacttcaACCTTTACTACACAGAAAGTTTTGTTTGTTGCAATTCAATATAATCTAAGTATTTTTTGGTATTAGAAATAGGATACTTTATGCagttagattttattttttattttatttaatcggATACTTAGACATGACGTTTCGATAATGTGAATTtttaagctaaattacaccagtAGGTAGTAGTAGGTACGTAAACGTAGGGTCGTTAGTCAGAAGGAGGCTCGGCCAGTAAGTACATTGCATCGGTATCGCTGATAAAACACATAATTACCACAAGAGCTATTTATGGTCAGTAGGACCAATGTACACGATTAGCCTACCACATAACGCAATAGTACAAGTACGCGTTAAATCTTTATAATATCCTgaactacaaaataatttacgtaatgtaggtaggtaggtacttaaacatGCATTCAACATTGTATTCAATTCAAAGTTAATAAGTGTCTTTTCAAAAAAGTCTCGGTTTATTATTGGTAGTCACCCTTGTCAGGGCCTTGTTTTTGACATATAAAAGCGGGTCTCTTTAGTCACCGGGAAGACAGACGACAGAGAGTCCACGAGgaacgtaaaatcgataaaatggtttCGTTTATCGTGTTCGTATTAAAGTGTTGACGAATGTATGTCAACAATTTACCTTATCGCGTCTAGTACGCAGTTGTCTGATGAATAACTTGTTTCCTCGCGGACACACTGTCTGTGTTTGTGTTGCATCATGATTACTTACTGCGCCGGCAGACTGCGCCCCGCTCATCATATCACATCAACCCATATCTCTGGGTCGGGGGTGAGCTGACGAGTCGCCACGAGGCgtcaagtaaatattttatttcgtgGAATTATACCAAttggtgtaaataaataaaccgatTAATCACTCATGTAAATTAGGTACCTTGTTCTTAATtactacaaataaattaatttaaggcAAGTAATAATTAGGTTTACATACTTCTATTATAATAACTTCACCCACTTAACTGTTTTTCgccttaaaataatgtttttttaaatttctacctattttaaatcatGGTACGTGCATGTTCCGCGAATATGTTTCTAATGCAAGGAATAAAGCATCCATGAGTGTTATCCAATCTTGtagaatatttattattacctaccaACCTGCGGATTTAATCTACTCTGCGTATCGAATCACACTGCATTTGAGAcctcattttattaaaactcacaTTTTAAAAACACGTAAAACTCAAGGTGAATGAGGTAAAATATATcgtaaacacaaaaaaacaagAACATTAGTGGATACCTATATTTTTACCTCAATATTATGTTACACAAAAAGTGTGCATCACTTATGTGCTTGTgcttttttgcaaaaaaaattaacagtCAAGTGGACTATGTATTATTGTAACGTAAAGCTGCGCTGACGCCTCGGGAAAATATACATAGAGACTCtctgtattaaatatttttttaattatgacaaAACGTGCATAGTCTTGGGTGTAACTGGACACGTTGTTAGATGTATAAAGGACTCCTTGACGTTTGACACGTGAGGAACATTGAACGCAAGTGGTAACAAGATATTATCTCATTGAGAGTGCAATCGTTACACTCTAGATATAAAGTGGTTACACTTTGCGAATAGGTATGAAATTGAACAGGGAAAGGGTGTCAACTGAATGCGAATATTTACGTAGTTTTGTTTTCATACTAAGGTCATAGAACTATGAGTATATCCTCTTATCAAAGTTACAAACAACACTTTAATTAGGTACCAGTCCTGAGTCAGAGACAACacctttttttgttaatttacctacaaaaacaataactttttatAAACATGACGTACGTGAGACTTACAAAACGGTAAAAAATTAATCTTCCTTAAAATTACAGTGTTGGAGAACGAAACAAAAGACGTCGCGTCTCAGAATGCCTCCGAAGACCCCATCACGAGGGCAATCGGGGCCATTGGGAAGTGGCAAATATGGATTTGCTTCATCGTTTTCCTAGTCAAGTTCCCGGTGGCCTGGCACCAGATGAGCATCATCTTCCTCGCTCCTCCCACGAACTTCACGTGCGCTGAAAACCCCTCGACCGATCACTTCGACAATATTTGTCACGCCAACTGCACTGACTATGATTATGATCACAGCATATTCAAGGAAACAATCATATCTCAGTGGAACCTCGTGTGTAATAGAGAATGGCTGAAGAATCTCACTCAAACTATCTTCATGCTGGGAATCCTCGTCGGGAACATGCTCTTTGGACATCTCTCTGACAGGTCAGTTGTGAGAATCACTGTGCAAATCGTATTAAAGCATTACAACCATCTCGAATAAATTGGCACATCCTGTTCGCTATTGTAAGATTAAGATATATCGGGGTGCCGGATGAGATTAGTTTAGCAAATGACGCCTGAAAGGGGAGCGTTCTATTTTCGTCGGTCCCACAATTGCCGAATTGTAGCTACCGCAAGTAGGCTGCAGTATGTACCTTACTCTGGGAACCAAAATATGATCTTAATTTACGGATATCAGAAAGATAACCTTAGGCATTGATCCGTTTGCGATAAAACTTCCTCTGAGATCACGTTTTGTTGCGTGCTCTCTCACGCGATTATTATAATGCAATATCTAaacataaatgtttattgataGCTTTTTTATGTTAACTTACAGGTTCGGGCGTCGGATGCCTTTCCTTGCCGCAGTTTTTCTCCAGCTGATATCTGGTGTAACTACAGCATATTCCGTGAACTGGTACATGTTTACGACTCTACGGTTCTTCCTCGCCGTTGCTACTGGAGGAACTATGGTCACCAGCTTCGTCCTCACCATGGAACTGATTGGAGCCAAGTACAGAGAAAGCGTTGGCATTATCTACCAGATTCCCTTCAACATTGGGCACTTGTCCTTGCCGTTATTTGGCTACTACCTACGGGATTGGAGCACTTTCCAGCTAGCTATATCTCTTCCATCAGTGCTGTTCCTCAGCTACTATTTCTTACTGCCAGAATCGCCAAGATGGCTATTGACCGCTGGAAAAGCCGATGAAGCATCTAAAATCATGGAAGTTGCAGCTAAAAGGTATAATATTCACGATTTTTTCCATTCTATAGATTCATTAAAACAAGTCTAACATAAATAGACACTATAATATCTGCGTTAATATAAGTGTAATGGAAACAAGTACTATAAGCCCGTTGACACCAAATTGCCTAACCCGAGAGATTGTGCGAAACTGCGAACCAGTTTTTGATTGCAGAGTAAAATTTATGTTGGAAGTCGAAAAGTTGCAGTCATTAAGACATTCAGTTCAATTcctgatttatttattactagctttccgcccgcggcttcgcccgcgtggaatttttcggtttctTATATAacctataaacctcacggagcccgagacctttccaacgaatgcaaaaccgtggaaatcggtttgtgcgttctggagttatagcgtcagggaggaaaacccgatttatttttatatagtagataaagaaaccaacagcgatacattgaagATATTAGTTATACGATTTAGACTGGTATAACCAATGACAGGTTTCCctctttataaaattttataatgatACCCGTagatattatcatttttttttaaataaggtatTTGTCAAGTATTCCTAAGTACCTATTGCTTTTTGTAATTTGTTGGTATCTATTTTATGCCTGTTCGTTAAATAAAAGCAAATATAAGCGGTGAAACAGATTTGCTTACATTTTGATATAAGTTAATATGTAGCCGTGGATCtaaattttaagattttttttaatagataaattCAATACGGACGCCCAAGTAAAGCTTGAAAATCGCTTTTAGCTGACCATTATATAAAGCTTTTCATCCTCAAAtcttaaatacaaataaaacataccagGACATTTTACACCGTCCATCTTGTGTTCAACTAAGCAAAAGTTTTAATACACActgaataaattcttttttcttataaataaACTCATAAAC encodes the following:
- the LOC135076243 gene encoding organic cation transporter protein-like, which translates into the protein MLENETKDVASQNASEDPITRAIGAIGKWQIWICFIVFLVKFPVAWHQMSIIFLAPPTNFTCAENPSTDHFDNICHANCTDYDYDHSIFKETIISQWNLVCNREWLKNLTQTIFMLGILVGNMLFGHLSDRFGRRMPFLAAVFLQLISGVTTAYSVNWYMFTTLRFFLAVATGGTMVTSFVLTMELIGAKYRESVGIIYQIPFNIGHLSLPLFGYYLRDWSTFQLAISLPSVLFLSYYFLLPESPRWLLTAGKADEASKIMEVAAKRNGLPTEGIASSTQKMVVEMSNKVEEHASFLALFRTPRLRARTAAICFNWFVCGLCFFGVSQYIGHVSGNIFTNVAISAAIQIPGTLVSIYANRLLGRKKTLITSNCIAGLSCLLIMIVPHSGASHLSLGCIGLWGTSISFATVYLYAGELFPTVVRNSGVGLSSTVARIGSMIAPFVATLSKTSPWLPPLVFGLIPLAGAGLCVILPDTRGKKLPDTLEEGEA